From a single Streptomyces rubradiris genomic region:
- a CDS encoding Appr-1-p processing protein has protein sequence MAEIMYVRGDATVPSGEGAKVIAHVCNDTGGWGRGFVLALSRRWREPEAAYRAWHRDRAHNDFGLGAIQLVRVEPRVWVANMVGQRGIRRGGKGVPVRYEAVDTALARLGDEVLRLGASVHMPRIGCGLAGGKWSRMEPLVAGRLAARGIAVTVYDHGEDGA, from the coding sequence ATGGCGGAGATCATGTATGTCCGGGGTGACGCCACCGTGCCGTCGGGCGAGGGCGCCAAGGTGATCGCCCATGTCTGCAACGACACCGGCGGCTGGGGGAGGGGCTTCGTCCTGGCGCTGTCGCGGCGCTGGCGGGAACCGGAGGCCGCGTACCGCGCCTGGCACCGCGACCGCGCGCACAACGACTTCGGTCTGGGCGCGATCCAGCTGGTCCGCGTCGAGCCCCGGGTGTGGGTGGCCAACATGGTCGGCCAGCGGGGGATCAGGAGGGGCGGCAAGGGCGTCCCCGTCCGCTACGAGGCCGTCGACACCGCCCTCGCCCGCCTCGGCGACGAGGTACTCCGGCTCGGCGCGTCCGTGCACATGCCCCGGATAGGCTGCGGCCTGGCGGGCGGGAAGTGGTCCCGCATGGAGCCGCTCGTCGCCGGCCGGCTGGCGGCGCGGGGGATCGCCGTGACGGTGTACGACCACGGGGAGGACGGGGCATGA